The Ostrinia nubilalis chromosome 17, ilOstNubi1.1, whole genome shotgun sequence genome contains a region encoding:
- the LOC135079686 gene encoding uncharacterized protein LOC135079686 — translation MIPLPEVVKQEVIKLVPTPMLNSIACFVFYDNHPRDQKHIDVTIVTKDGEIREYYKRELANALLVHGRYQPTAIKILRNSNCEMFYFLVAGDELTLVSRKERLSIHRRILNVATYSLDDNVCRGRACLKVICKDDAVPMVFDDNFENLGDKALLLNGINADDSIPILNELKRKLTQTKFSVKCNESTLKEFLSLRQVSALSAYQKIYPSNEAVFNTNTNKMDDVLILKSHTPYVAPCDNQIIVVLIVSYCNDQVPIEDVHILVHGTLKPTTVYTTKLYDRINTSPFWQERKTNTLLNDHDVAVVGVIDIFEVVKNMHNTVQFHGVIAYRRLGKEYMVPFDEVVRIQELFSYKDILGTDVIDEMVMLPLIAVAHKTKLVCRYLREADDPPLVFPDSFATHMSMVPVQCDKNTIIYKEPPLYLPIGCILVFKEEEIHGDIFSVTAFVRKPDQIVQIMGSLCGTVNAKMIVTTPRLRVTSKLDKNWRFNEETTIPVPNLDYDQYASAIVKQTNLVIEYFDYCMAKMNESKDVEVKNKIGTEIDLFAGGQAAYLEFRKKLLDLALTGAKSMKVTEETTLSSLKAGSEMVTD, via the exons ATGATACCCTTACCAGAAGTCGTGAAGCAGGAGGTAATAAAGTTAGTGCCGACGCCTATGCTCAACAGCATTGCGTGCTTCGTTTTCTACGACAACCACCCGCGGGATCAGAAACACATCGATGTGACCATTGTCACGAAAGATGGAGAAATAAGGGAGTACTACAAACGAGAATTAGCCAACGCTTTGCTCGTACACGGCCGCTACCAGCCAACTGCGATAAAAATCCTCAGGAACAGTAACTGTGAGATGTTTTACTTTTTGGTGGCAGGAGACGAGTTGACGCTAGTATCTAGGAAAGAAAGACTTTCCATTCACCGCCGCATACTAAACGTAGCCACATACAGCCTAGATGACAATGTTTGTAGGGGCCGAGCTTGTTTGAAAGTAATTTGTAAAGATGACGCTGTCCCGATGGTATTCGAtgacaattttgaaaacttAGGTGATAAGGCCTTACTCCTGAATGGTATAAACGCTGACGACTCCATTCCAATTTTAAACGAGCTCAAGAGAAAATTGACTCAAACAAAGTTCAGTGTTAAATGCAACGAAAGTACCCTCAAAGAGTTTTTAAGTCTCCGGCAAGTGTCAGCTCTTTCAGCGTACCAAAAGATTTATCCCAGCAATGAGGCTGTtttcaatacaaatactaataaG ATGGATGATGTCCTGATACTTAAATCCCATACACCATATGTAGCTCCTTGTGACAATCAAATAATAGTTGTACTCATAGTATCTTACTGCAATGATCAAGT gCCCATTGAAGATGTCCACATTCTGGTACATGGTACACTCAAACCAACAACAGTATACACAACAAAACTGTACGACAGAATTAATACATCCCCTTTCTGGCAAGAGAGAAAAACTAACACACTTTTGAACGATCATGATGTTGCTGTAGTCGGTGTTATTGATATATTTGAAGTTGTTAAAAACATGCACAACACAGTGCAGTTTCATGGTGTCATTGCATATAGACGGTTGGGTAAAGAATACATGGTGCCATTCGACGAAGTTGTCCGGATTCAGGAACTGTTTTCGTATAAGGATATTTTAGGAACTGATGTGATAG ATGAAATGGTGATGCTCCCTCTGATAGCTGTTGCCCATAAGACCAAATTAGTCTGCCGATACCTCAGAGAAGCCGATGATCCTCCTTTAGTGTTCCCGGACTCTTTTGCCACCCATATGTCAATGGTCCCGGTTCAGTGTgacaaaaatacaataatttacaAGGAACCACCACTTTACCTCCCAATTGGTTGTATTCTCGTTtttaaagaagaagaaatacacGGTGACATATTTTCTGTAACTGCTTTCGTAAG AAAACCAGACCAGATAGTACAAATAATGGGTTCCCTTTGCGGGACGGTGAATGCCAAAATGATCGTTACTACACCTAGATTACGAGTAACTTCTAAGCTtgataaaaactggagattcaATGAAGAAACCACAATACCAGTCCCCAATTTAGACTACGATCAGTATGCTTCGGCAATAGTTAAACAAACCAATTTGGTGATAGAATATTTTGATTACTGTATGGCAAAAATGAATGAGAGCAAAGATGTGGAAGTCAAAAATAAGATAGGCACAGAAATAGATTTATTCGCTGGTGGTCAAGCAGCGTACTTGGAGTTCCGAAAGAAATTATTAGATTTAGCTCTGACTGGTGCCAAAAGTATGAAGGTCACAGAGGAGACAACACTATCCAGTCTGAAGGCTGGATCAGAGATGGTAACTGATTGA
- the LOC135080156 gene encoding uncharacterized protein LOC135080156 encodes MALCEECNPAQCAEHGAGMGSAGAGAGECACVCPQRAPLFREDRELCVDDLPECSLATFGTGSGLQRIPFVYLPLKGQIIHPSKEITFQNVKTPICAVSGAQFLTRKGFLDLRNTLDADVPFNLFRDEGRTFLQWSGEDDVRTRMSGRVMVVRLLCRDVAAAPASPLDLRGVFTPCVAFRVQGTPPRHSSNVTEVQFTPDAQTSEASNSSGLSVTEYVAIGISSLLLGLIYVASVFLYLHIRKRRRAASEEGSTKRLKGLMKKDGSIITERDIIRVNNERAQALANSMGQDDGIVKKNPLMGLSRQFHDAKSFPSDSGSNVSDSEDFAESSARSDDHNMYNNQVTSAVVHLHHAEIRRQNDGEVNHRDESSIERLPDEHVSIVETTDDREIARPVGTTRRKLYFNPAYFEPQLMAEPPPAALEFLVKIREVISIAKHKMAAKRFQPVLNEIPEEETYPSSNGNSLDLYQGLGSQRSGSVVSLKRENSRKKSCVGCPGCKSSSEHDIQNFLKYEMTACSNCLHKRGDKQNSIRQWLENIPSGKQQSGYNDLTTNQNNLANSLLSLPDHRNKIRKQNSFTASNSLYMRDFSIPKKTTTLSVRSEPQLRSYNFPLPEFENVNCEHSNYSSYCQTVSRVDDIRPIGLNDYRAGSLRNHPNHRRYRPMPNNNSLPDMVNDAMALDHSKNYTQSSSDEERIQHTSIIPKQNNYARNISESPSGNEYETDSLERNSNQKRMTTPIEYSDVPSSQASPSLSNALPLDEELTMRNAVYKTHSSSNSNTPSPQREIHIDQNHYETIGRPVNSKTKPTMANQKNDYSLVSEVYVNNNYNFGSTPTSPSGSECSMGSRKLTRNSFNDAEEKPGCLTIEVKDPPENYIKIHESDGFEPDTLDRKHPKHKEILENVKFSRMDFANNLSNEVKPPSQRIQLRSSGTFSKTNNKVEYASKFNSLRNDYEIRKNTYERPKISPTTFNESKGSDVTDITWENETETELWTTEEGRILTLELRHSKRQRQSTPPTIKQLKNLARPDILPPLPPTEDGPIYEQPIVPPRKVENDRITHTKNLSGRSLSPRTFHKSMTVESISSNNSIHREPQCGPSSPLRASGQLMSSEYDNVDLNTLHKTGFVCRTSNKRPSGRNASINTNTFVRSSKDDNHNKPRFRRKKGPNVEDSGYLSSDSTSSRQIQRKVVIAKIMSCSESDDTENEARSESGAESIETHSVYFGSFRKHQMSVDSQSGVSNKSVRDSTCSSRNSKHSKDCL; translated from the exons ATGGCGTTAT GCGAAGAGTGCAACCCGGCGCAATGTGCAGAACACGGCGCCGGCATGGGCAgcgccggcgcgggcgcgggcgagtGCGCGTGCGTCTGTCCGCAGCGCGCGCCGCTCTTCAGGGAGGACAGGGAGTTGTGCGTCGACGACCTGCCCG AATGTTCCCTGGCTACGTTCGGGACAGGCTCCGGGCTGCAGCGGATACCGTTCGTATATCTGCCGTTGAAAGGCCAGATCATACACCCGTCTAAGGAGATCACCTTTCAAA ATGTGAAAACGCCAATATGTGCCGTGTCTGGCGCTCAGTTCCTCACCCGCAAGGGTTTCCTCGACCTACGGAACACCTTGGACGCGGACGTGCCATTTAACCTGTTCAGGGATGAAGGCAGGACGTTTCTTCAG TGGAGCGGAGAAGATGATGTGCGCACGCGCATGTCAGGCCGAGTGATGGTGGTGCGGTTGCTGTGTCGCGACGTGGCGGCGGCTCCCGCGTCTCCCCTGGACCTACGGGGCGTGTTCACACCCTGTGTGGCCTTTAGGGTCCAGGGCACACCGCCTAGACACTCTTCCA ATGTGACAGAAGTGCAGTTCACTCCTGACGCGCAGACTTCAGAAGCATCCAACTCTTCTGGTCTTTCCGTGACAGAATACGTTGCGATCGGCATCAGCTCACTGCTACTGGGACTCATATACGTCGCCTCTGTTTTTCTATACCTCCACATACGAAAACGACGACGAGCAGCTTCGGAAGAAGGCAGCACGAAAAGACTCAAAGGTCTGATGAAGAAAGATGGATCGATCATCACAGAAAGAGATATAATAAGAGTCAACAATGAACGTGCCCAAGCATTGGCTAATAGTATGGGACAAGACGATGGGATCGTCAAGAAAAATCCATTGATGGGTTTGAGCAGGCAGTTCCATGACGCCAAAAGTTTCCCAAGTGACTCTGGAAGCAATGTTTCGGATTCTGAAGATTTTGCTGAGAGCAGTGCAAGAAGCGATGACCATAACATGTACAAT AATCAAGTAACATCAGCAGTCGTTCATCTTCACCACGCCGAAATTAGGCGTCAGAATGATGGAGAAGTAAATCACCGCGATGAGTCCAGCATCGAACGTCTACCCGATGAGCATGTCTCCATAGTGGAGACCACAGACGACCGGGAGATCGCCAGACCAGTCGGCACCACCAGACGCAAGTTGTACTTCAATCCAGCTTACTTTGAGCCACAGCTAATGGCG GAACCCCCGCCGGCCGCTTTAGAATTTCTAGTAAAAATCAGAGAAGTGATTTCGATTGCGAAACACAAGATGGCAGCGAAACGATTCCAACCAGTCCTGAATGAAATACCTGAAGAGGAGACATATCCTTCATCCAACGGTAATAGCTTGGACCTTTACCAAGGTCTTGGAAGCCAAAGAAGTGGTAGTGTTGTAAGTCTTAAGAGAGAAAATAGCAGGAAGAAGAGCTGTGTTGGATGTCCAGGTTGCAAATCTAGTAGTGAACATGATATCCAGAATTTCTTAAAGTACGAAATGACAGCATGTTCGAATTGCCTCCATAAGAGAGGCGATAAACAGAACAGTATTCGTCAATGGTTAGAGAATATACCGAGCGGGAAGCAACAGTCAGGGTACAACGACCTGACTacgaatcaaaataatttagccAACTCCCTTCTATCACTACCTGATCACAGAAATAAAATACGAAAACAAAACAGTTTTACAGCATCAAACTCCTTATACATGCGAGATTTTTCCAtcccaaaaaaaactacaactttATCAGTAAGGTCTGAACCACAGCTTCGAAGTTACAACTTTCCATTACCTGAATTCGAGAATGTTAACTGTGAACATAGCAACTATAGTAGCTACTGCCAAACAGTATCACGGGTAGATGATATCAGGCCAATAGGCCTTAACGACTATCGAGCGGGCAGTCTTCGTAATCATCCAAATCATAGAAGATATCGACCCATGCCAAATAACAATTCTTTACCTGATATGGTGAATGATGCAATGGCTTTGGATCATTCCAAAAATTACACCCAAAGCAGTTCAGACGAAGAAAGAATTCAACATACGTCAATAAttccaaaacaaaataattatgctaGAAACATTTCTGAAAGTCCTTCTGGAAATGAGTACGAAACTGATAGCTTGGAAAGGAATTCTAATCAAAAGAGAATGACGACACCTATCGAGTATTCTGACGTGCCTTCGTCTCAAGCCAGTCCAAGTTTAAGCAATGCTTTACCTTTGGACGAAGAACTGACTATGAGGAATGCCGTGTATAAAACTCACTCTAGCAGCAACAGCAATACTCCATCGCCACAACGTGAAATTCATATAGATCAAAACCATTATGAAACAATAGGGAGGCCGGTCAATTCTAAGACAAAGCCTACTATGGCGAATCAGAAGAATGATTACAGCTTAGTGAGCGAAGTCTACGTCAATAACAATTACAACTTTGGTAGTACACCAACTTCTCCAAGTGGTTCTGAATGCTCTATGGGAAGTCGTAAATTAACGAGAAACAGTTTCAATGATGCTGAAGAAAAGCCAGGTTGTTTAACAATTGAAGTTAAAGATCCACCAGAAAACTACATTAAAATACACGAATCAGACGGCTTCGAACCAGACACTTTAGATAGAAAACATCCTAAGCACAAAGAAATATTAGAAAACGTTAAATTCAGTAGAATGGACTTTGCAAATAATTTAAGCAATGAAGTAAAGCCACCCAGCCAAAGAATTCAACTCCGAAGTAGCGGAACATTTTCAAAAACCAACAATAAAGTCGAATATGCATCAAAATTTAACAGTCTGCGAAATGATTATGAGATTCGTAAGAATACCTACGAGCGACCGAAAATATCTCCAACGACATTCAACGAAAGTAAAGGTAGCGATGTGACTGATATTACATGGGAGAACGAAACCGAAACGGAATTGTGGACCACGGAAGAAGGAAGGATTCTAACCTTAGAGCTCAGGCATTCtaaaagacaacggcaaagTACACCGCCGACGATTAAGCAGTTGAAAAATTTAGCGCGACCTGATATCCTCCCACCTTTACCGCCCACCGAAGATGGTCCAATATACGAACAGCCTATCGTACCACCTCGGAAAGTAGAAAACGACAGAATAACACATACAAAAAACTTGAGTGGCAGAAGCCTCAGTCCGAGGACGTTTCACAAATCTATGACAGTTGAATCTATTTCGAGTAATAATTCAATACACCGTGAACCGCAATGTGGACCAAGCAGTCCATTGAGAGCTTCTGGCCAGTTAATGTCCTCGGAGTACGATAACGTAGATCTGAACACACTTCACAAAACAGGATTCGTTTGCCGTACCTCTAATAAACGACCTTCTGGGAGGAATGCAAGTATAAACACGAATACGTTTGTTAGAAGCAGTAAAGATGACAACCACAATAAACCTCGTTTTCGGCGAAAGAAAGGTCCAAACGTAGAAGATTCTGGTTACTTGAGTAGTGATTCGACGAGTTCTCGGCAAATTCAGAGAAAAGTTGTGATCGCTAAAATTATGAGCTGTAGTGAAAGTGATGATACTGAAAATGAAGCTAGGAGTGAATCTGGTGCTGAAAGTATTGAGACTCATTCTGTTTATTTCGGAAGTTTTAGAAAACACCAAATGAGTGTTGATAGCCAAAGCGGTGTTAGCAATAAAAGTGTGAGAGACAGTACTTGTAGCAGTAGGAACTCAAAACATTCTAAAGACTGCTTATAG